Proteins co-encoded in one Eriocheir sinensis breed Jianghai 21 chromosome 5, ASM2467909v1, whole genome shotgun sequence genomic window:
- the LOC126985275 gene encoding uncharacterized protein LOC126985275 isoform X1 — MATSSTTSRRQRAVVTVLLPLLLACLGPPAYTQSLPGHGEMHTTNFSCIGKVIGGYYADQYTNCQMFHVCTLDEKGKVNDYTFRCLAGTVFDQETRVCERDEEVDCSRSESFFHLNNDLYGPGIIPSTADSEGDSSAAKVQVLDPTVALMGAPAPPTIPTDTEEATTPTPHQHPSSSPRPPTQPSHLSELPTPPQPQTRPPRLQHQPQSQAQTQTQALTRPHTQPHTQRHTQPHTQPQTQTQPQPPPTTPAPPPDSLPGVTASTTRMSASTSASITAATPAYPFPPLPFTVSRTSTSVSSSSRVRIQTPLAQISLNQGVDPSVLPAPHLRPSLLRLAAEAQNSGQTSRILKDITPATQSPVSAQTPANFRDVPRISVVRLDTSGTTVPRTTGATPRHRQKRQSTLQGHTLPTTFPRDAEAFADLTTSSRLTNSDQPFPTAGDSRRFVSSRGRTRFRQPSRDQSGTTQQVAQGRASAGRQGQGGGGAASFIDSQPQRRQRVRPASRVAVARRPVAAAQSPARPSPASATFRHRVRVGAATPGQPGPVPSTAPRDFPSPAAPLAAPDTHRQPPLPSGDLPQPPTALTTQFPSDSHITVIDAVEETATLSRTDSSTPTPDHTTTTTTSAPPFEFPVTSFTCIDKIHGGLYADVETGCKVFHICSVSPDKSVKDNKFVCGPGTLFNQKSRTCQVESAVDCLSAPSFYYLNDRGNPPVFVEPTVQIPEEQFPELRFDFPRIPSSPTSLSSPRARRDADVSVDLCTSRPLGTPLADITSGCIYYSICEKVAEGRVVEKRHGCKKGLLFSQLRKRCVLAKKVECVKETLSEILGLGAALPPSKSGRKRRAAALLSSHRFRRAALQPLVNMVATPKMEDAQVRRVFSNLAALQQWTLENAQHSTFIELYSLTDNPDNHYPKKTYNTPTSPELSKGYEYSLRRKRDITNVTVEGQVEFVNHSVSSASDGSVFDLMDSLGIEETHTEEDGDSVTRVTFTGTLALPTIATMTIGHRSKVQATVAALKQDGSSTAASGPPSLPVIPTTLSTFTVSGTPITAPTVVTVTVTTTKTVIPSGLATAAAGILSTATVPTGPHSESAPNHTPVETSSGVMATPALDKDLKNRSPDNGHTGKEEGVTDAPSALTTLCMLAPPLDAGKKSNDPPKVNILPKRNAISEPLTETPEDDTTTSTTTTTTTTTTTTETPSTTPSVSSTTSTSETAEETTTTTSTSTTPSTSTTSTTPNPSSDSNASTTTTTTTTTTPATNSTAETTSTSAAPDTTTTTSTTTAAPATTTAKGTESAVVTPEVQASKENADLTVAESVSTPESVSAPESSGESKPAASASEPASDAEPAAPEPVSDAEPAASEPASDAEPASDAAAASADIVPESQSTSNAESAAPASEPASDVDNAPAEPASKADAPPADETADQSSLSAPETAGDADAASADAAPAEESDLLAPESASEADPAPAPAVESENTTSTTTTTSASTSTETHPSSSSTTPATTTTKVEETLPESVAEEVAAETANDNATTTTTTSTSTTTTIESVSDVVAPSGSINVSTTVVPDAESATTNTSASPSVTEPSVTPSGPFTSENLPETNFTCKDKKLEQFYPDPEANCQVFHYCLPGFQKKTVLDLKFLCTGATKFDVKTQKCEDMETVTCGQEEDTSAANTTTTSSTTSTTTTSSTTSTTTTTSTTTGSTTTSTELTLGTPANETSTEEGSPANKTETESAPVADLRAESINETTNATTTTEAPPLQADAEVTTTKEPEVASTTTTTTTTSTTSTTTTMKPENATTEHTNWNVTKHETHENETKTVEEEVASVTHPPKTPEEAPEETVAETEAPQLVVEEVQEENTEESDIPSTTFSPTEEYATETEIPDTEVVTEQVEEYPSTETPPETVTTMEASPEEASEPEQVTELGPLMRHDTLIGMQTTEGGLVEESQTEASVETATSSSTMDPSVPTEESSTDTSVSTDVSVVSSDSVSSATQVSSDVSVSSSVRPEEDAL, encoded by the exons ATGGCGACGTCCTCCACCACAAGCCGACGGCAGCGGGCGGTGGTGACGgtactgctgccgctgctgctggcaTGCCTCGGCCCCCCGGCCTACACGCAGTCCCTACCG GGTCATGGAGAGATGCACACGACGAACTTCTCCTGCATCGGTAAAGTCATCGGTGGCTACTACGCTGACCAGTACACGAACTGCCAAATGTTCCACGTGTGCACTCTAGACGAGAAAG GGAAGGTCAATGACTACACGTTCCGGTGTTTGGCGGGCACCGTGTTTGACCAGGAGACGAGGGTGTgtgagagggacgaggaggtggaCTGTAGCCGTTCCGAGTCCTTCTTCCACCTGAATAACGACCTCTACGGACCTGGCATCATCCCTTCCACGGC AGACTCGGAGGGAGACTCCAGCGCCGCTAAAGTGCAGGTTCTGGACCCCACTGTCGCCCTCATGGGAGCCCCCGCCCCCCCAACAATCCCCACTGACACTGAGGAGgccaccaccccaaccccccaccAGCACCCGTCCTCCTCCCCTCGACCCCCAACCCAACCCTCCCACCTCTCTGAACTGCCGACCCCACCCCAGCCCCAGACCCGCCCACCCCGCCTCCAGCACCAGCCTCAATCTCAGGCCCAGACTCAGACTCAGGCCCTTACACGGCCCCACACACAGCCCCACACACAACGCCACACACAGCCCCACACACAGCCCCAGACCCAGACTCAGCCCCaacctccccccaccacccccgcccctccccctgaCAGTCTCCCCGGGGTCACTGCTTCCACCACCCGGATGTCCGCCTCCACCTCTGcctccatcaccgccgccaccccCGCCTATCCCTTCCCGCCCCTGCCCTTCACCGTCAGCAGGACCTccacctctgtctcctcttcctcccgcgtCCGCATCCAGACCCCCCTCGCGCAGATCTCCCTTAACCAGGGCGTGGATCCCTCCGTCCTGCCCGCCCCCCACCTGCGGCCCTCCCTGCTCCGTTTGGCGGCCGAGGCCCAGAACTCAGGCCAGACGTCCAGGATCCTCAAAGACATCACCCCCGCCACCCAATCCCCCGTCAGTGCCCAGACGCCCGCAAACTTCCGGGACGTCCCCAGAATCTCTGTCGTCCGCCTTGACACTTCCGGCACCACCGTCCCCCGCACCACCGGCGCGACGCCGCGCCACAGACAGAAGCGACAGTCGACTCTTCAAGGCCACACTCTCCCCACTACCTTTCCTAGAGACGCTGAAGCTTTCGCAGACTTAACCACTTCCTCCAGACTAACTAACAGTGACCAACCATTTCCTACTGCTGGCGACAGCCGCAGATTCGTCTCCTCACGGGGCCGCACCAGGTTTAGGCAACCTTCTCGTGACCAGTCAGGCACAACCCAGCAGGTAGCGCAGGGCCGCGCCTCCGCAGGCCGGcaagggcaggggggagggggagcagctAGTTTTATTGACAGTCAGCCACAACGTAGACAGAGGGTCAGACCTGCATCAAGGGTAGCCGTGGCGCGCCGGCCCGTGGCGGCGGCGCAGAGCCCTGCACGACCCTCCCCCGCGTCAGCCACCTTCAGGCACCGCGTGAGGGTCGGGGCGGCCACGCCCGGCCAACCCGGGCCGGTGCCCTCCACAGCCCCGAGAGACTTCCCTTCCCCCGCGGCTCCCTTGGCCGCCCCTGACACCCACAGacagccccccctcccctcaggcGACCTCCCCCAGCCTCCCACAGCCCTGACAACCCAGTTCCCCTCTGACAGCCACATCACGGTCATTGACGCGGTTGAGGAAACAGCCACCTTGTCCAGGACCGACAGCTCTACTCCGACTCctgaccacaccaccaccaccaccacatcggcACCTCCGTTCGAGTTCCCAGTGACCAGTTTCACCTGCATCGACAAAATCCACGGTGGACTTTACGCCGATGTTGAGACAGGATGCAAAGTTTTCCATATCTGCTCCGTGTCACCCGACAAGAG CGTCAAGGACAACAAGTTCGTGTGCGGTCCCGGGACGCTGTTCAACCAGAAGAGTCGCACGTGCCAGGTGGAGAGCGCCGTGGACTGCCTCTCCGCCCCGTCCTTCTACTACCTCAACGACCGCGGCAACCCCCCAG TCTTTGTAGAACCCACTGTACAAATCCCTGAGGAGCAGTTCCCTGAACTGCGGTTTGACTTCCCCcgtatcccttcctctcccacctctctctcctccccacgtGCACGGCGTGATGCAG ATGTGAGCGTAGACCTCTGTACCAGCCGGCCGCTGGGCACCCCTCTGGCGGACATCACCTCAGGCTGCATCTACTACAGCATTTGTGAAAAGGTTGCAGAGGGACGTGTGGTGGAGAAACGACACGGCTGTAAGAAGGGCTTGTTGTTCTCCCAGCTGAGGAAGCGGTGTGTGCTGGCCAAGAAg GTGGAGTGTGTCAAAGAAACACTGAGTGAGATCCTTGGTCTGGGGGCTGCTCTGCCACCCTCAAAGAGTGGCCGCAAAAGGCGTGCTGCTGCTCTTCTGTCGTCACACAGGTTCCGTCGAGCTGCCCTGCAACCACTTGTCAACATGGTGGCAACACCCAAGATGGAGGACGCCCAGGTGCGCCGTGTCTTCTCTAACCTTGCGGCCCTCCAGCAATGGACTCTGGAAAATGCACAGCATTCTACATTCATCGAATTGTATTCCTTGACTGACAACCCAGACAACCACTACCCTAAGAAGACTTACAACACTCCTACCAGCCCTGAGCTCTCTAAGGGCTATGAGTATTCCCTGCGCAGGAAGAGAGACATCACCAATGTCACCGTGGAGGGACAGGTGGAGTTTGTGAACCACAGTGTCAGCAGTGCCTCGGATGGTTCTGTCTTTGATCTGATGGACTCTCTTGGTATTGAAGAGACACACACTGAGGAAGATGGTGATTCTGTGACCCGCGTCACCTTTACCGGCACGTTGGCGCTACCCACTATTGCCACCATGACCATTGGCCACCGATCAAAAGTGCAGGCCACCGTGGCAGCACTGAAGCAAGATGGGAGTTCTACTGCTGCCTCAGGCCCACCATCCTTACCAGTCATCCCCACCACCCTCTCCACCTTCACTGTGTCAGGGACACCTATCACAGCACCCACAGTGGTAACAGTAACAGTCACCACCACAAAGACAGTCATACCCTCTGGCTTAGCCACAGCTGCTGCAGGTATACTTTCAACAGCAACAGTCCCCACTGGTCCTCACTCTGAATCAGCACCCAATCACACTCCTGTAGAGACCTCTTCTGGAGTAATGGCAACTCCTGCATTGGACAAAGACTTGAAGAACAGGTCACCAGACAATGGTCacacaggtaaagaggagggagtTACGGACGCTCCTTCTGCCCTCACTACACTTTGCATGTTGGCTCCTCCCTTGGATGCTGGTAAAAAGTCGAACGATCCTCCAAAAGTGAATATTCTACCAAAACGTAATGCCATAAGTGAGCCTTTGACTGAGACTCCTGAAGATGATACAaccacttcaaccaccaccaccaccaccaccaccaccactaccactgaaaCACCCTCCACAACACCCAGTGTTTCCTCCACGACCTCTACTTCAGAAACAGCTGAGgagaccaccacaaccacaagcaCCTCTACCACACCCAGTACCAGTACTACCTCTACCACCCCCAACCCATCTTCAGACTCCAATGcatcaacaaccaccactaccactacaactaccactccTGCCACAAACTCCACAGCTGAAACTACATCAACCTCTGCTGCTCCAGACACCACAACTACCACATCTACCACGACTGCTGCTCCTGCTACCACTACTGCTAAAGGAACAGAGTCAGCAGTGGTGACTCCTGAAGTCCAGGCCTCAAAGGAGAATGCTGACCTGACTGTTGCTGAAAGTGTGTCTACTCCAGAGTCTGTTTCTGCTCCTGAGTCATCCGGTGAGTCTAAAcctgctgcttctgcttctgaGCCTGCTAGTGATGCTGAACCTGCTGCTCCTGAACCTGTTAGTGATGCTGAACCTGCTGCTTCTGAACCTGCTAGTGATGCTGAACCTGCTAgtgatgctgctgctgcctctgccGACATTGTTCCTGAGTCTCAATCCACTAGTAATGCTGAGTCTGCTGCTCCTGCTTCAGAACCAGCTAGTGATGTCGATAATGCCCCTGCCGAGCCTGCTAGTAAGGCTGATGCTCCCCCTGCTGATGAGACAGCTGACCAGTCTAGCCTTTCTGCTCCTGAGACTGCTGGCGATGCTGATGCTGCCTCTGCTGATGCTGCCCCTGCTGAAGAGTCTGACCTTCTTGCTCCTGAGTCTGCTAGTGAGGCTGACCCTGCCCCTGCACCTGCTGTGGAATCTGAaaataccacctccaccaccaccactacttctgcttctacttctacAGAGACTCATCCGTCCAGCTCCAGCACAacaccagccaccaccaccaccaaggtagAGGAGACACTGCCTGAGAGTGTAGCAGAGGAGGTTGCCGCTGAGACTGCTAATGataatgccaccaccaccaccactactagcacctccaccacaaccacgatTGAGAGTGTATCGGATGTTGTTGCGCCGTCGGGAAGCATAAATGTCTCCACTACAGTTGTGCCGGATGCTGAGAGTGCCACTACAAACACCTCAGCCTCGCCCTCCGTCACTGAACCCTCTGTCACCCCTAGCGGACCTTTTACGAGCGAGAATTTACCCGAAACTAACTTTACCTGCAAGGATAAGAAGCTGGAACAGTTCTACCCTGACCCAGAGGCCAATTGTCAGGTGTTCCACTATTGCTTGCCTGGTTTCCAAAAGAAGACGGTTCTTGATCTGAAGTTCCTCTGCACTGGAGCAACCAAATTTGACGTCAAAACACAAAAGTGTGAAGACATGGAAACAGTAACTTGTGGTCAAGAGGAGGACACAAGTGCAGCaaatactactaccacctcctccaccacctccaccaccactacctcctccaccacatccacaaccaccacaacatcTACGACAACAGGAAGcaccactacctctactgaaTTGACTCTTGGGACCCCAGCCAATGAGACCAGCACTGAGGAAGGCTCCCCAGCCaacaagacagagacagagagtgcTCCAGTAGCTGACTTGAGAGCAGAGAGCATCAATGAGACAAccaatgcaacaacaacaacagaagcaccGCCATTACAAGCAGATGCGGAGGTCACAACCACCAAGGAACCAGAagtcgcctccaccaccaccactaccaccacaacctcaaccacctccaccaccaccaccatgaagcCCGAGAATGCCACAACAGAACACACAAACTGGAACGTGACAAAACATGAAACTCACGAAAACGAAACTAAAACCGTAGAGGAGGAGGTAGCCAGTGTTACCCATCCCCCAAAGACACCTGAAGAGGCACCAGAGGAAACTGTTGCAGAGACTGAAGCTCCACAGCTGGTGGTcgaagaagtacaagaagaaaacacagaagagAGTGACATCCCATCCACGACATTCAGCCCCACTGAGGAATATGCCACAGAAACAGAGATTCCTGACACAGAGGTAGTAACAGAGCAAGTGGAGGAGTACCCCAGCACCGAAACTCCCCCAGAGACTGTCACAACTATGGAGGCAAGTCCTGAGGAGGCTTCAGAGCCAGAGCAGGTGACAGAACTGGGGCCTCTCATGCGCCACGACACCCTCATTGGCATGCAGACCACAGAGGGAGGGTTGGTCGAGGAATCCCAGACTGAGGCCAGCGTGGAGacagcaacctcctcctccaccatggaTCCTTCCGTCCCCACAGAGGAAAGCTCCACAGATACGTCGGTGTCTACGGACGTGTCTGTGGTGAGCAGTGACTCTGTGTCCAGTGCAACCCAAGTGTCTAGTGACGTTTCGGTGTCGAGCAGCGTCCGACCAGAAGAGGATGCATTGTAA